In Gopherus evgoodei ecotype Sinaloan lineage unplaced genomic scaffold, rGopEvg1_v1.p scaffold_31_arrow_ctg1, whole genome shotgun sequence, a single window of DNA contains:
- the PLAUR gene encoding urokinase plasminogen activator surface receptor, whose product MESVWGCVLLGALLSQAAALRCYSCDGARSCQETEDCGEQQGRCRTTVLTMSTRSEVSKRIQKGCDVEGKPNNSISFLSHGQIVTLAEEQCATDLCNQGAPDALSTFLSTSSLHCLSCSSSDHSCSSPSLMGIRCQDPREQCVDITAISMPEEFPQDERRIKGCGQISQCQEPLGFHNQGSFYLLQCCNTSLCNNDAHDYEESPLPLNGVTCYSCEGNSSHGCAPENVTPVQCQGPMTHCLQAVGSHELMGPGTVLKGCATPAWCDAPYTSIYKHLAGVQAHCCHGNFCNSWIQAGALPPSRRSRAGHRLMAQPALLCGAALLAVLILLPSSS is encoded by the exons ATGGAGTCCGTGTGGGGCTGCGTCCTGCTGGGCGCGCTGCTGAGCCAAG CGGCCGCCCTGCGATGTTACTCTTGTGACGGGGCCCGGAGCTGCCAGGAGACGGAGGActgtggggagcagcagggccGGTGTCGCACGACTGTCCTCACCATGAGCACCC GCTCCGAGGTCTCCAAGCGGATCCAGAAGGGCTGCGACGTGGAGGGGAAGCCCAACAATTccatctccttcctctcccacgGGCAGATTGTGACGCTGGCGGAGGAGCAGTGCGCTACCGACCTCTGCAACCAGGGGGCGCCAGACG ccctgagcacctTCCTCTCCACCTCCAGCCTGCATTgcctctcctgctcctcctccgaccactcctgctccagcccctccttgATGGGGATCCGGTGCCAGGACCCCCGGGAGCAGTGCGTGGACATCACAGCCATCTCCATGCCAGAAG agtTTCCCCAGGACGAGCGGCGCATCAAAGGCTGCGGGCAGATCTCTCAGTGCCAGGAGCCCCTGGGCTTCCACAACCAGGGCAGCTTCTACCTGCTGCAATGCTGCAACACCAGCCTGTGCAATAACGACGCCCACG ATTATGAGGAATCCCCCCTGCCCCTGAACGGGGTCACCTGCTACTCCTGCGAAGGGAACTCCAGCCATGGTTGTGCCCCAGAAAACGTCACCCCGGTGCAGTGCCAGGGGCCCATGACCCACTGCCTGCAGGCTGTGGGAAGCCACG agCTGATGGGCCCGGGCACTGTGCTGAAGGGCTGCGCCACCCCGGCCTGGTGCGATGCCCCCTACACCTCCATCTACAAGCACCTGGCCGGGGTCCAGGCCCACTGCTGCCATGGCAACTTCTGCAACAGCTGGATCCAGGCTGGCGCCCTCCCCCCATCCAGGAGGAGCCGGGCCGGCCACCGGCTCATGGCCCAACCAGCCCTGCTCTGCGGCGCTGCC